One [Clostridium] saccharolyticum WM1 DNA segment encodes these proteins:
- a CDS encoding DUF2442 domain-containing protein, which translates to MEVMEEKEKNITEQSMQKEELFHSLKEEREQAHEGYFKSVDARPDYQLKVVMETGTTIHFDFRPRLDTVRFGMLKDKELFQSVHTDGNYLIFKKTNRMPLRITASEFMDLVLIDRRK; encoded by the coding sequence ATGGAGGTTATGGAGGAAAAAGAGAAAAATATTACAGAACAGAGTATGCAGAAAGAGGAATTATTTCATAGTTTAAAGGAAGAGAGGGAACAGGCCCATGAGGGATATTTCAAAAGTGTGGATGCCCGGCCGGATTATCAGTTAAAGGTGGTCATGGAGACAGGAACAACCATCCATTTTGACTTTCGCCCCAGACTGGATACTGTGCGTTTTGGAATGCTTAAGGATAAAGAATTGTTCCAAAGCGTTCATACCGATGGAAATTACCTGATTTTTAAGAAAACCAACCGAATGCCTTTAAGGATAACCGCTTCTGAGTTTATGGATCTTGTCCTGATTGACCGCAGGAAATAA
- a CDS encoding methyl-accepting chemotaxis protein, which translates to MQKKRIKQSTLNLMLGGSAIFLSVILVVLSIQVMSSFLGMRAAEVRKAEFKQLGIDLANASDYLTNEARAYVQFGDKVHYDNYWKEVNETKTRDKVVERLEELGAPQNELSLLAEAKKNSDTLVETEDKAMKAVERGDYEEARHLMFDAQYDSDKSVIMAPITQFQETMNARAAGELNRAVRKTQAYIIVMILLMVFTAVFNGISLLLSHKKIIKPIIKIKDDMMTAAKGDLSKSVSVGADNTEIGQLAMASSTAIETVRNIIQEISSILTEMSKGNLNVEIKGDYRGDYAAIKSSLNLIIQSFNEVLGEVRTAADQVASGSSQVSGSSITLSQGATEQASSVEQLTASIEEIAAQTRRSAGYANQANELADAAKRNAEHGNQQMREMLQAMEEINASSANISRIIKVIDEIAFQTNILALNAAVEAARAGELGKGFAVVADEVRSLAARSADAAKETTDMIGKSIQKVEGGTRIANETADALVKIVEDVEKVANLIGDIAIASNSQAEGIDQINQGVMQVSQVIQTNSATSEESAAASEELASQAEMLKEQVSRFLLKGGAGLSSAFKGPVKHNL; encoded by the coding sequence ATGCAGAAAAAAAGAATCAAACAATCCACTTTAAATCTTATGCTTGGAGGTTCCGCCATCTTTTTGTCGGTGATCCTGGTAGTCTTATCCATTCAGGTAATGAGCTCTTTTTTAGGAATGAGGGCCGCTGAGGTAAGAAAAGCAGAGTTTAAGCAATTAGGCATTGACCTTGCCAATGCATCCGATTATTTAACAAATGAGGCCAGGGCATACGTGCAATTTGGGGATAAAGTCCACTATGATAATTACTGGAAAGAGGTGAATGAGACAAAGACCAGGGATAAGGTGGTAGAAAGGCTGGAGGAGCTGGGAGCACCCCAGAATGAGCTGAGTCTGCTGGCAGAGGCAAAGAAAAACTCCGATACCCTGGTGGAGACGGAAGACAAAGCCATGAAGGCAGTGGAACGTGGTGATTATGAGGAAGCAAGGCATCTTATGTTTGATGCCCAGTATGACAGCGATAAAAGCGTTATTATGGCTCCTATCACCCAATTTCAGGAAACAATGAACGCCAGGGCTGCCGGTGAACTGAATCGTGCCGTTCGTAAAACCCAGGCTTATATAATTGTCATGATCCTGCTGATGGTGTTTACTGCTGTTTTCAACGGCATAAGCCTGCTGCTTTCCCATAAAAAGATCATCAAGCCGATCATTAAGATAAAAGATGATATGATGACGGCTGCAAAGGGGGATTTATCAAAGTCAGTCAGCGTTGGGGCCGACAATACGGAGATCGGGCAATTAGCGATGGCCTCTTCCACAGCCATTGAAACGGTCCGGAATATTATTCAGGAAATATCCTCTATACTTACGGAAATGTCAAAGGGAAATCTTAATGTTGAAATCAAAGGGGATTACAGAGGGGATTACGCAGCCATTAAATCATCCTTAAACCTGATCATCCAGTCCTTTAACGAGGTATTGGGAGAGGTCAGGACGGCAGCGGATCAGGTGGCATCCGGGTCCAGTCAGGTTTCCGGCTCCAGCATTACACTTTCCCAGGGGGCAACAGAACAGGCCAGCTCGGTGGAACAGCTTACGGCTTCCATTGAAGAAATCGCAGCCCAGACAAGACGCAGTGCCGGATATGCGAACCAGGCCAATGAGCTGGCTGATGCAGCAAAACGGAATGCAGAACACGGAAATCAGCAAATGAGAGAAATGCTTCAGGCAATGGAGGAGATCAATGCTTCCTCTGCCAATATCTCAAGAATCATAAAGGTCATTGACGAGATTGCCTTTCAGACCAATATCCTGGCTCTCAATGCAGCGGTAGAAGCAGCAAGAGCAGGAGAGCTGGGAAAGGGCTTTGCGGTGGTTGCAGATGAAGTGAGAAGCCTGGCGGCCCGCTCAGCCGATGCGGCAAAGGAAACCACGGATATGATCGGGAAATCCATTCAAAAGGTGGAGGGGGGTACCAGGATCGCAAATGAAACGGCAGATGCCCTGGTAAAAATTGTGGAGGATGTAGAAAAGGTGGCAAATCTGATCGGAGACATTGCCATTGCATCCAACAGCCAGGCAGAAGGCATTGACCAGATCAACCAGGGAGTAATGCAGGTATCTCAGGTAATTCAGACGAACTCTGCGACTTCCGAGGAAAGTGCGGCTGCCAGTGAAGAGCTTGCCAGTCAGGCGGAAATGCTGAAGGAGCAGGTAAGCAGATTCCTGTTAAAGGGAGGAGCCGGACTTTCATCGGCCTTTAAGGGTCCCGTGAAACATAACTTGTGA
- a CDS encoding bifunctional diguanylate cyclase/phosphodiesterase — protein sequence MRNKYSRYIAVQTVIMLTIFMTIVFVLLRSQQSENNYLLSSIGQSVSYSLQQHIAITEGVLTSLAYNYEIDDHIDQRKFNILAGKYMEENPDILYIQHKDKDTVTDMVYPEIFDYTLGVSLKGRPEVEDAIEKAIKNKMTTVNDPFILKGTKDLLGLVIRYPLYKDGEFDGFFVVVFNFNAYMDKVIKEAVPNSYHISIYNKKGGLIWGESPWKDRDSFHVKVPVMDTYWTMKLSKEESSINANGALIGFISLLVLFLMGILIYMQMGLFKKDENLQHLASLHKELERLKESYTLALDSANDALWEWNLITDEIITSDKWIDITGNALEGHGISGILQKETIHQEDYPAVRAAFDACLKGETREFNQEYRIRNRDDTYTWVLNRGKVYFDGEGLPGKVAGAVSNIEERKQRESKIEYMAFYDTLTGLPNKMNFMSTLEETLGSIENSLCRDSILMIDLDNFKIHNDLLGLDFCDQLLQQVGDRLTGILGQKNMVARFGGDEFLILIRDCKDMSEVKKLCQNILSIFGAPFVLMEKSVYLSVSIGVVHCMEAGQTANDVLRNADTALNKAKESGKNQYCIYDAQMHDEIIRKSNVELCIREALAKDDLLIYYQPQQDLFRNKIRGVEALARLHSKELGMISPFEFISVAEYTGLIIPLGSWILKNACKQGKAWIDSGCKFGKLSVNISVHQLRNENFYDLLKEVLNETQFPVNQLELEITESVLLEFSQNNIEILKKLRSLGVSIALDDFGTGYSSLNYLTVLPIDILKIDKSFLGRALESETEHQVIKSITELAHGLSLKVVSEGVETAEQKQILKDMGCDYIQGYYFAKPGDAKSVEKWFRREQ from the coding sequence ATGAGAAATAAATATTCCAGATATATAGCCGTACAGACGGTAATTATGCTTACGATTTTTATGACGATTGTTTTTGTTCTTCTGCGTTCCCAGCAATCAGAAAACAATTATCTTCTTTCAAGCATCGGACAATCCGTGTCCTATTCTTTGCAGCAGCATATAGCCATTACGGAAGGCGTATTAACCTCCCTGGCTTATAATTATGAGATTGATGATCATATTGATCAGCGGAAATTTAATATTCTTGCAGGCAAATACATGGAAGAAAACCCGGATATCCTTTATATTCAGCACAAAGATAAGGATACGGTTACGGATATGGTGTACCCGGAAATCTTTGATTACACCCTTGGCGTATCCCTTAAGGGGCGTCCTGAGGTGGAGGATGCGATAGAAAAAGCAATCAAAAACAAAATGACAACAGTCAATGATCCCTTTATCCTCAAGGGCACTAAGGATCTGCTGGGGCTGGTTATTCGGTATCCTCTTTATAAGGACGGTGAGTTTGACGGATTTTTCGTTGTGGTATTTAACTTTAATGCATACATGGACAAGGTGATCAAGGAGGCGGTGCCCAATTCCTACCACATCAGCATTTACAATAAGAAAGGCGGACTTATCTGGGGAGAATCTCCCTGGAAGGACAGAGATTCCTTTCACGTTAAGGTTCCGGTCATGGATACGTATTGGACCATGAAGCTGTCAAAAGAGGAGAGCAGCATCAATGCCAACGGTGCGCTGATTGGTTTCATCTCGCTGCTGGTTCTGTTTTTAATGGGGATCCTTATCTATATGCAGATGGGACTTTTTAAAAAGGATGAAAACCTCCAGCATCTTGCCAGCCTGCACAAGGAGCTGGAAAGACTGAAAGAAAGCTACACCCTGGCACTTGACAGCGCAAATGATGCGCTTTGGGAGTGGAATCTTATTACCGATGAGATCATCACCTCTGATAAATGGATTGATATCACGGGAAATGCCCTGGAAGGCCATGGGATCAGCGGGATTTTACAGAAGGAGACCATTCACCAGGAGGATTATCCGGCGGTACGGGCTGCCTTTGACGCCTGCTTAAAGGGGGAGACCCGGGAGTTTAACCAGGAATACCGCATCAGAAATCGGGACGATACCTATACCTGGGTCTTAAACAGGGGAAAGGTCTATTTTGACGGGGAAGGCCTTCCCGGTAAGGTGGCAGGGGCGGTATCCAATATTGAGGAACGAAAGCAGCGGGAATCAAAAATTGAATACATGGCATTTTATGACACTCTGACCGGCCTGCCCAATAAGATGAATTTTATGAGCACTCTTGAGGAGACCTTAGGAAGCATCGAAAACAGCTTGTGCAGGGATTCCATACTGATGATCGATCTGGATAATTTCAAGATACATAATGATCTGCTTGGCCTTGATTTCTGCGATCAGCTGCTTCAGCAGGTAGGCGACCGTCTGACCGGGATTCTGGGCCAGAAAAACATGGTGGCAAGATTCGGCGGAGATGAGTTTTTAATACTTATCAGGGACTGCAAGGATATGAGTGAAGTAAAAAAACTCTGTCAGAACATCCTCAGTATTTTCGGAGCTCCTTTTGTTCTGATGGAAAAGTCTGTTTATTTATCCGTCAGCATAGGCGTAGTCCATTGTATGGAAGCAGGGCAGACAGCAAATGATGTGCTCAGGAATGCGGATACGGCTCTTAACAAGGCAAAGGAAAGCGGTAAAAATCAGTATTGCATCTATGATGCACAGATGCATGATGAAATTATCAGAAAATCCAATGTGGAGCTATGTATCAGAGAAGCCCTGGCAAAGGACGATCTGCTTATTTACTATCAGCCCCAGCAGGATTTATTCAGAAATAAAATAAGAGGGGTTGAGGCCCTGGCCAGGCTGCATTCAAAGGAATTGGGCATGATTTCGCCTTTTGAATTTATTTCGGTGGCCGAATATACGGGACTTATCATTCCCCTGGGAAGCTGGATATTAAAAAATGCATGTAAACAGGGGAAAGCCTGGATCGACAGCGGCTGCAAGTTCGGAAAGCTGTCCGTAAATATTTCCGTCCATCAGTTGCGAAATGAGAATTTTTATGATCTGCTAAAAGAGGTGCTCAATGAGACACAGTTTCCGGTAAATCAACTGGAGCTTGAAATAACGGAAAGTGTTCTATTGGAATTTTCCCAGAATAACATTGAAATTCTTAAAAAACTAAGATCTCTTGGCGTTAGCATTGCCTTGGATGATTTTGGTACAGGGTATTCCTCCCTGAACTATTTAACGGTCCTTCCCATTGACATATTAAAAATTGACAAGTCATTCTTAGGAAGGGCTCTTGAAAGTGAAACGGAGCACCAGGTAATAAAAAGCATCACGGAACTGGCTCATGGCCTGAGCCTGAAAGTGGTGTCTGAAGGAGTGGAAACGGCTGAGCAAAAGCAGATCCTGAAGGATATGGGCTGTGATTATATCCAGGGATATTATTTTGCAAAGCCAGGGGATGCAAAAAGTGTGGAAAAGTGGTTTCGGAGAGAACAGTAG
- a CDS encoding LuxR C-terminal-related transcriptional regulator, whose protein sequence is MQKKFNQRNKYFFSERLKRQLDQISHHPLTIVEAPSGFGKTTAVREYLREKVSHGACEYWYTCLGEPASMAWLGICELFSNVSIKVADDLKNMQMPTLDTLFFITAHLRDITCQMETYLVVDNYQLVNCDIPRELISVFSMHGNPKLHMIFITQQLEVRQQVSIHNNNIYTLDASPFFFDREGTANLFRMEGIRLTDDELEKIFMSTEGWVSAIRLHMINFKETGFFDPAADIEQLVERAIWNNLTPQERDFFLSVSILDSFSARQAAIMLNQEVLPDKIIEILKNNEFIRYLPDKYRYSMHSILQDYLRNRFYNEMPEDYQNRTFRRAGTSCVAVSRYYPASEFFFRIRDFDAILSLPFSIEYPDKQREKYQSELIVRIVHECPEKTLCSHPLTMIIFGYYTLMNGQTEVYQRLCSLLEQTVHRKGDFLPDEIRKIHGEYELLAAFGEFNDLSRMKERQKRAWEILGQPSEVIKEDAPWLFASPTVLGMFWRETGKLEHILKEIEESSPFYQRLVRGHGAGAFHVMQAEAMLMRGKDDEAEIHCHKALYEARGSRQASICISSELVLARIAILRGDVESYFKAIKRIQDYAKENTSLYVLHMVECCMSVISIELGIKDYVAPWLYDIESIKKMLYDPVIPHAQIFYLKLLLMEKRYNELYGISQLLLDNGKKQEKRIKYMLPQIYNLKFLAIAKYNNGHQLEALEYLKQALAAALPDKVYLPLIQDAGCLAPLYESLKNFIPDKDGINAVLELGRRHEKGMKIIRKAIISDKTPLTPREREIALLARNRLRAREIADKLCISETTVRTILRNVYSKLDIHSKTELDTKEF, encoded by the coding sequence TGTGGAGGCACCATCCGGGTTTGGAAAGACCACGGCTGTCCGGGAGTATCTTAGAGAAAAAGTCTCTCATGGGGCCTGTGAATATTGGTACACCTGCCTGGGGGAGCCTGCTTCTATGGCGTGGCTGGGTATCTGTGAATTGTTTTCCAATGTAAGTATTAAGGTGGCCGATGATTTAAAGAATATGCAGATGCCTACCTTGGATACGCTGTTTTTCATAACGGCCCATCTTAGGGATATTACGTGCCAGATGGAAACGTATTTAGTGGTTGACAATTATCAGCTTGTAAACTGTGACATTCCCCGTGAGTTAATAAGTGTGTTTTCCATGCATGGGAATCCTAAGCTCCATATGATTTTCATTACTCAGCAGTTGGAGGTAAGGCAGCAGGTCTCCATACATAATAATAATATTTATACCTTAGATGCATCGCCGTTTTTCTTTGACCGAGAAGGCACCGCGAACCTGTTCCGTATGGAAGGGATCCGCCTTACCGATGATGAACTGGAAAAAATATTCATGAGTACTGAGGGCTGGGTGTCTGCCATCCGTCTGCACATGATTAATTTTAAAGAAACCGGTTTTTTTGACCCTGCTGCTGACATTGAACAGTTGGTGGAAAGGGCGATCTGGAATAATCTTACGCCGCAAGAAAGGGACTTTTTTCTGTCGGTATCGATTCTGGACAGTTTCTCGGCGCGCCAGGCAGCCATTATGCTGAATCAGGAGGTTCTGCCTGATAAGATTATTGAGATTCTTAAGAATAATGAATTTATCAGATATCTTCCAGATAAGTACCGCTACAGCATGCACAGTATTTTACAGGATTATCTGCGAAACCGCTTTTATAATGAAATGCCGGAGGATTATCAGAACAGAACATTCCGGAGAGCCGGAACGTCCTGTGTAGCCGTGTCCCGGTATTATCCGGCTTCCGAGTTCTTTTTCCGCATCAGGGATTTTGACGCGATCTTGTCTCTGCCCTTCAGCATTGAATATCCGGATAAGCAGAGGGAGAAATACCAGTCTGAACTTATCGTCAGGATCGTCCATGAATGCCCGGAAAAAACTTTATGCAGCCATCCTCTTACCATGATCATCTTTGGCTATTATACCCTGATGAACGGGCAGACAGAAGTTTATCAAAGGCTTTGCAGCTTACTTGAACAGACGGTTCACCGTAAAGGGGATTTCCTGCCGGATGAGATCCGGAAAATCCATGGTGAATATGAGCTTTTGGCAGCCTTTGGGGAGTTTAATGATTTGTCCAGGATGAAGGAGCGGCAAAAGAGGGCGTGGGAAATTTTGGGTCAGCCATCGGAGGTGATCAAAGAAGATGCACCATGGCTGTTTGCTTCCCCAACGGTTTTGGGCATGTTCTGGCGTGAAACAGGAAAACTGGAACATATCCTGAAGGAGATAGAGGAAAGCAGTCCATTCTATCAACGTCTGGTCAGAGGGCACGGTGCGGGAGCCTTTCATGTGATGCAGGCAGAAGCAATGCTTATGAGAGGCAAGGATGATGAAGCTGAAATCCATTGCCATAAGGCTCTTTATGAAGCAAGGGGCAGCAGACAGGCAAGCATCTGCATTAGTTCGGAATTGGTTCTTGCCCGCATAGCCATCTTAAGAGGTGATGTGGAGAGTTATTTTAAAGCAATTAAGAGGATCCAGGATTATGCAAAGGAAAATACCAGCCTTTATGTACTGCACATGGTGGAATGCTGCATGTCAGTCATAAGCATTGAACTGGGAATCAAGGATTACGTTGCCCCATGGCTCTATGACATAGAAAGCATAAAAAAAATGCTTTATGATCCTGTGATTCCCCATGCACAGATCTTTTATTTAAAGCTCCTGCTCATGGAGAAAAGATATAATGAGCTTTACGGTATTTCCCAGCTCCTCCTGGATAATGGGAAAAAACAAGAGAAAAGAATAAAGTATATGCTGCCTCAGATATATAATCTGAAATTTCTTGCCATAGCCAAATATAATAACGGACATCAGCTGGAGGCTCTTGAATATTTAAAACAGGCCCTTGCTGCAGCGCTGCCGGACAAGGTTTATCTCCCCTTGATACAGGATGCAGGATGTCTGGCCCCTCTTTATGAATCGTTGAAGAACTTTATTCCGGACAAGGACGGCATCAATGCGGTACTTGAACTTGGCAGACGTCATGAAAAGGGCATGAAGATCATCAGAAAGGCTATTATTTCAGATAAAACGCCCCTCACTCCAAGGGAAAGGGAGATTGCCCTGCTTGCAAGAAACCGTTTAAGGGCAAGAGAGATAGCAGACAAGTTGTGTATATCTGAAACAACTGTCAGAACAATACTTAGAAATGTGTACAGTAAGCTTGATATTCATTCAAAAACAGAACTGGATACAAAGGAATTCTGA